The genomic stretch GTTTCGGGAGGGATGACCGTGGGCGAACTCGCGACCGAGTACGGGAAGGCGGGCATCGGCGCGAACGCGCTCGCGGAGGCGGTCGACATCTACGCCGAGATGCTCGACCCCGAGGTGACGAGCTTCTTTGGCCTCGCGGGCGCGATGGTGCCCGCCGGGATGCGTCAGGTCGTCGTCGACCTCATCCGGGACGGCCACATCGACGTGCTCGTCACCACCGGCGCGAACCTCACCCACGACGCCATCGAGGCCATCGGCGGCAAGCACCACCACGGTCGCGCCGGGCCGCACGACACGCGATCCGGCGCTCCCTGCTCACGCTCGCCCGAAGGCTCGCGTGAACACGGCCGCGACCACGGCAACGGGAGTCTTCGAGACCACGACGAGACGCTTCGCGACGAACAGGTCGACCGGATCTTCGACGTCTACCTCCCACAGGAACACTTCGCGCTGCTCGAAACGCACCTCCGCGAGGAGGTCTTTCCCGCGATAGAGGAGACGGTGAGCATCCAGCGGTTGACCGACGAACTCGGGCGCGCGAACGCCGAGGTCAACGAGGAGGAAGGGGTCGACGAGGACCCGGGTATCGTCGCCGCCGCCCACGAACACGACGTACCGGTCTACGCCCCCGCGATCCAGGACTCCGTGCTGGGTCTCCAGGCGTGGCTCTACTCCCAGACCACGGATTTCTCGCTCGACGCGCTCGACGACATGAACGGGTTGAACGACATCGCCTACGAGGCCGAGAGTACGGGCGCGGTCGTGGTCGGCGGCGGAGTACCCAAAAACTACGTGCTCCAGACCATGCTGGTCGCGCCCGACGCCTACGACTACGCCGTCCAGCTGACGATGGACCCCGAACACGCCGGCGGGCTCTCGGGGGCGACCCTGGAGGAGGCTCGGTCGTGGGGCAAGCTCGAAAAGGCCGCCCGGAACGCGAGCGTCTACGCCGACGCGACCATCACCCTGCCGCTGGTCGTGGCGGCCGCCCGCGAGCGCGCCGGCGAGACCGAGTAACCCCGAAATCGAACAACCGCGGTCCCCGGATTACTCCGCGAGGTCGACCACGTCGTCGCGGAACTCCTCGACCGAGGTGGAGTACTCGCCGATCCGATCCCCCTCGTCGTCGTACTGTACCACGTCGACGTCGTCGTCGGCGACGCCGACGACTTCGAGGCTCGTGCCGTCGTCGAGCCGGTACCGGTCGCCAGCGGCGACCTCGGGTTCCCCGTTGTCGCCGGCCCCCTCGTCCTCGTTCATACCCCGTCTCCACCCGCGACCGGTTTGAGTCTGTTCCTCCGTCGTGTTCCCGATCTGTGTACGACCCGTATCGGCCCCATCCCATCCGACCGGCGACGAGCGCCGCGTTCGTCACGGCTCCGCCCCGCCGGCCGTCTCGTAGGCTCCAGCAATACCCTCCGGAACCCTTGATCCCCGTCAGACCTCGCCGTGACCCGGGGATACTATGAGTGGAGGACTCTACGTGTCTCCAAGGTTAGCCGGCATATCGCCGGTGCTCCGATCTGATTCACAATGAACACAGTCGAACGCTGGAAACAGGAGAAGCATCCGCTCGACGTCATCGAGGACGTCCGGGAGTACGCCGAAGAGGGGCTCTCGTTTGACGAGATCGAAGAACGCGCTGGCGACGGCGAGTGGGAACGGCTCAAGTGGGCCGGGATGTACAGCCACGGGGTACAGGACGGCTACTTCATGATGCGGACGAAGGTCCCCGGCGGCTATCTCACGCCCGAACAGGGTGAGGTCGTCGGGGAGGTCGCCGACGAGTTCGCCACCGCGCCCGAGGAGTACGGCGGCGACCAACAGAACGACCTCTGGGGCGACGCCTACGTCGACATCACGACGCGCCAGGACTTCCAGGAACACTGGATCGAGGTCGAGGACGTCCCCGAGATCTGGAATCGCTACGACGACGTGGGGTTGACCACGATCCAGGGCTGTGGCGACTCCGCACGCAACGTCCTGGGCTGCCCGGCGGCGGGCCTCGACCACCACGAGGTCTTCGACGCCCAGCCCGTGATCGACGCGGTCTCGGATTTCTTCACCGAGAATCGGGAGTACGGCAACCTCCCCCGGAAGTTCAAGATCACCATCACCGGCTGCCGCGAGGACTGCGCCCAGTCCCAGATCAACGACGTCGGGATGACGCCGGCACGCCGCGAGGTCGACGGCCAGTACCAGTACGGCTTCCACGTCCGCGTCGGCGGCGGGCTCTCGGACGGCCCGCGGATGGGCTCGGAGCTCGACGTGTTCGTCCCGCCGGAGGACGCCGTCGAGTTCACCCGCGCCGTCGCCCAGACGTTCAAGGAGCTCGGCAACCGGTTCAACCGCGGCGTCTGCCGGATGCGCTATCTCGTCCAGCAGATGGGGCCCGAGAAGTTCGAGGAAGCGGTTCGCGACCGATGTACGGTCGACCTCGATACTCGCGGCGAGGACCTCACGGAAGGCTACACGGGCGACCACGTCGGCGTCCACAAACAGCGCGACGAGGACCTCCGATACGTCGGTTTCAACGTCGTCGCGGGTCGGATGGGCGGCGACGAGTTCGCCGAGGCCGCCCGCGCGGCGGAGAAACACGGTACCGACGAGGCGAGCCTCCGCCTCGCGACGGATCAGAACTTCCTGATCACCCACATCCCCGAGGAGAACGTCGACGACCTCCTCGCGGAGCCGTTCGCGGAGAACTACCAGCCGGATCCCGGTCCGTTCGCGCGCGGCGCGGTCGGGTGTACGGGGAGCGAGTTCTGTAACTACGGGATCATCGAGACCAAGAATCGCGTGAAGCGGTGGGCCCGCGAACTCGACGACCGTATCGATACCCCCGACGACCTCGAAGTCGTCCGGATGCACATGTCGGGCTGTTCGGCCTCCTGCGCCCAGCCCCAGATCGCCGACATCGGCTTCCGCGGCGAGACGGTCAAGACGGATATCGACGACGCGGACGACGAGAACGACGCGATCGTCGAGGGGATGGACTTCGGCCTCGGCGGTTCGCTGGGTGCCGACAACGAGTTCCTCGACTGGGTCGAGCACGCGGTGCCCGCGACCGCGGTGATCCCGGCGCTCGAAAAGCTGTTCACGGCCTACACCGACGAGCGCGAGGAGGGCGAGCGCTTCTACGAGTGGTGTCGCCGTGCCGGCAACGACGAACTCCGGGCCGTGATGCAACAGGCGGACGCCAACGTCTCGGGAGGTGTCGCGGCGGATGACTGACCGCGACCCCCTCCCCGGCGTGCCGAGGACGAGCGACGACGGCGACGGCGACGAGTGCTGTACCGACGGGCAGTGTACCTGCGGCGGGCAGGAGTCGGAACCCCAGGCCATCGCCGACGGCGGCATGAAGTCGGCGAACGTCGACGAGAACGGCAGCCTCGGCGACGTCCAGTTCACCGAACCCGCGGCCGAGGGCACGAGTCAGAAGATCGAGAACGGCGACTCGCCGGACACCCGTGTCGGGGTCCCGGATGGTGTGGACCTCGACACGCCGGGCTACTCGATCCGCTCGGAGATGAACGACATCGAGGAGCCAGACGACAAGACCTGGTTCATGGAGCTCGACACCGCCGTGATCGACGACGGCCGGTGTATCCAGTGTGGGACCTGTGTGGCCTCCTGTCCCTCGGACTCGATCGGGATCGGCGACGACGGGCTGCCCGAACTGGTGAAGATGTGTACGGGCTGTTCGCTGTGCTGGGACTTCTGTCCCCGCGGCGGCCTGCGCTACGAGCGCCAGTGGAAGATCACCGGCGGCGAGGACAACGTGAAGGGCGCGGGCGACCCGATCACCGAGTTCTCGGCGAAGGTCGAGGAGGACTGGCGCGGGAACGCCCAGGACGGCGGCGTGGTCTCCTCGCTCCTGATCCACCTGCTGGAGGACGGCGAGATCGACGGCGCGCTGATCGCCACCGAGGGCGAGGACGAGGCCTGGAAGGCCGAGAGCTTCCTCGCCACGACCCCCGAGGACGTCATCGAGAACGCGGGCAGCTTCTACAACCAGACGATGGCGCTCGGGAACCTCGACCTCGAACAGTGGGAGCACAAACTCCCCGACAAGGACCCCGAGGACCTCTCGCTCGCGATGGTCGGCACGCCCTGTGAGATCGAGGGCATCCGCGCGCTCCAGGACTTCTCGTGGGACTACCAGTCCCAGAACGAGGGCGTCCGCGCGGTGGATTACACCATCGCGCTGATGTGTACGAAGAACTTCAACTACGAGCGACTCATCGGGGAGCAGATCGAGGAGAAACGCGGGATATCGCCCGACGAGATCGGCAAGCTCGACATCCTCCACGGGAACATGTACGTCTACGGCCACGACGGCGAGGAGCTCCTCACCGAGGACATCGAGAACTTCCACGACGCCGCCCTGAAGGGCTGTGACGAGTGTGCGGACTTCACGGGCTACGCCGCCGACATCACCGTGGGTTCGGTGGGGTCGAGCGACGAGTTCTCCAGCGTGATCGTCCGGACCGAACAGGGTCTCGACGCGTGGGAGCACACCGAGGCCGACCTCACGTACCACGACCTCGAGGACCGCGGCGCGGTCGGCGGGCTCCAGTCCTGGGACAAGAAGAAGGCGTTCAACTCCCTCAAACGGCCGTTCGACCCGGACGCGCCGCGGTTCATCGAGTACACCGAACACGCCGAGAACTACGGCACCGTGCTCAACCCCCACGAAGCCGACCACTGAATCGCCGCGCGTCCGAACTTTCGAGGTCGTATCGGCGGGAACGTTTTTGCTCGCGAGGGCGGTGCGGTTCGTGTGGAAAAAGTCAACATCGACGATGTGGACGTCGTCACCAACCCGCTCGAAGTCCACTCGGTTCGGAAGCCGGTTTCGAGCGCCCTCGGCACCGAGGACTTCGCGATGAACTACTTCGAACTCGAACCCGGCGAGTCGTTCTCCGGGGGCCTCCACACCCACCACGACCAGGAGGAGGTCTTCTACGTCCAGGAGGGCACCGCGACGTTCGAGGTGGGCCGTGAGCGCGAGGAGACCGAGATCGAGGCGGGCGGGCTGATTCGATTCGCGCCCGGCGAGTTCCAGATCGGGAAGAACGACTCCGACGACCGGGTGGTCGGGTTCGCGCTCGGCGCGCCGAAGGCCCGCCACGACTTCGAGGAGATCGAATCGCTGGTCCACTGCCGGGAGTGTGGCGAGGAGACCGTCCACGAGCTCGACCTCACGGACGAGGGCCAGTTCGAGTTCACCTGCACCGAGTGCGGCAACGAGTTCGCGACGGGGTGATCCGCCGCGGCAGGTGCGCGGTCGGCACGAACGGGAGAGCTGGTAGTCCGGCGGTTGAGCTCAGTCGTCGAGGAGGGCGTCGTCGCCGTGGCGTTCGCGGAGGTCTCGAAGATACTCGCGCTGGTCGCGAAGCCGGTCGGGGAGGTCGTCGTAGGCGTCGGCGAACAGGTCGTCCGGGTCGGCCTCGGCGCTCCCCTCGGCCGTCTCGATGACGTCGGTGACTTCGCTCTCGACTTCGGTTTCGATGGCGTCGACGCGCTCGTCGTCGAGCCGGCCGGTGTCGCGGAGGAAGCGTTCGAGCCGCGGGATCGGGTCCTTCTCCCTCCACTCCTCGACCGCGCCCTCCTCGCGGTAGACCGAGGGGTCGTCGGCGGTGGTGTGGGCCCCGAAGCGGTACTGGACGGCCTCGATCATGGTCGGGCGGGGGGTTCCGTCGTCGGTTCCCTCTCGGGCCTTCTCGACGGCCCGTTTCGTCACCTGGTACATCGCGAGGGGGTCCATCCCGTCGACTCGGATCCCCTCGAAGCCGTAGGCCTCGGCCTTCCGGGCGAGCGTGGTCGAGGCGGTCTGGCGTTCGCGGGGGGTCGAGATCGCCCACTGGTTGTTGTTGCAGACGAAGACGTTCGGCGTGTCGAACACCCCCGCGAAGTTCATCGCCTCGTGGAAGTCGCCCTCGCTGGTCGCGCCGTCGCCGAAGTGGCTCACGAACGCCTTGTCCTCGCCCTTGAGTTTCGAGGCCCACGCCATCCCGACCGCGTGGGGCAGGTGGTCGCCGATGGTGATGTTGAGCGGCGCGATGTTGACCTCGGCGAGCGCAGCGTTGGCCGACTCGTGGCCCATCCAGTACTGGAGGTACTCGGCGAGCATTCCTCTCACGACGACCGCGCCGTGCTCGCGGTACTGATAGAGCACCCAATCGCGCTCGTCGAGCGCGTACATCGACCCGATCTGGGAGCCCTCCTGGCCGGCGAGCGAGGAGTAGGTCCCGAGTCGCCCCTGGCGCTGGAGGCTGATCAGGCGCTCGTCGAGGTGGCGCGCGAAGCGCATGTCGCGGTAGATGGAGACGAACGTCTCGTCCGGGAGGGCCGGCACGGTCGCGCCGTCGACGACCTGGCCGTCGGGATCGAGCACCTGCACGCGGTCCTCTCCCCGTGTGCGATCTGTAGTCACGGTTCCCGAAACCTGTGTGGCGCGGCGGCATAGCGTTTCCGTCCACGAGGAAAACCGTCTTGCCGGTCGCGTTCGTCGCGTCGGATGGCCGATGACGAGCCACGGTTCCGAACCGGACTCGGCACCCGGATGGTGACGAACCCTATGAGTACCGAGGCCCAACCCGAATTCCGATGAAACGCCATGTGGATCGCCCGGGAGACGACGAACTCATCGCTGGACCGTTCGCACTAACTACTCCGGGGAAAACAGTTCCTCTATCTGGCATTCGAAGAAGCCGGCAAGCGCGAACGCGAGTTCGAGTGAGGGGTCGTACCGCTCGCGTTCGATGGCGTTGATAGTCTGCCGCGAGACGTCTACAGCCGCAGCGAGTTCTCCCTGCGAGAGCTCGTGATACTCACGATACTCAGGGACGACATTGTTCATCGACGCCCGCGTGCCACCACCAGAAAACCACCCCAAAGCGCGAACATGACGGCGATGAACCCGCCAACAGGCGCGAGCCACATGGGGAACTCAACATACCCGAGGCCAGCCAGTGCCGAGACCACCGGGAAGACGACCGCCGACGTGAGGCCGACTACCCGGATAGTGTTCGCGCTGGCCTCCTTGATGATACTCGCATCACGCTCATCGAACATCGATTCTGGCTCTCCAAGTGTGAACGTCGCACCTCCAAGGACGAAGAACGCGACAGCACCCACCGCCGGGTAGCCAGCCACGGTCGTCCCAACGAAGACCATGGTTGCAAGCGCCCACAGCCCGATGTACAGCAGTCGATTCCGATTCGTCGTTCTGGTGTAGCTCGTTTCAGTCATGCTGTCAACCTCGCTTTACAGTAAAATGTGCTTTACACACGATATTAAATCTTGTGGCACTCCCCAACGGGGTCAGCCGAGTTCGGTTCGACGATAGAACCGAGAGTCGACCAGCTGCACTGTCCACGAACTGACTCGGTACGATCGCCGATACATCGCTCCCAGATATTGAAGAGGCGTCAGTTTTAATAGGAAGTGTAAAATACGCTTTACTGTAAAGGGTGGTTTACACATCATGACGACGATCCAAACCGGTTCGGGAATCACTCGCCAGACGTACAGTCGGCTCGTATACGCCATCGGTGGGATAGGCATAATCGGTCTCCTCGCCGGAATGGTACTCGGGCAACATCTCGCAGGCACTGTCGTCTACTTGCTTGGTGTCTGGATCGGCGGCGGAATCGCCCTCGTCGCACCACTGTGGAGCGACACAAAGCTTCAGGACGAACGAGATTACGACCTCCACAACCGAGCAAGCGGATTGACGATCGGTATCACCATGGTAGCCGGATTGAGTGTCGTTCCAGTAATCTATGTTCTCGATGCCGGTGGATACGTCGGTCTCGCGGGAGCAGTAGGTGGTGCGATCTTCGTTCTATCAGGACTATTCTTACTGTACGGTATCTGTTTCGGGGTCGTCAAACGTCGCAACTAGTCGGTAGTTCGCGCATATCGGTCATCATACCCGGACTGCTGACCGACTTCACCGGGTTCCTGTTCGTGATCCCCTCCGTAGCGCGCTCGAACCCTGGTGGTCATCCAGTCCGGCCGTGAGAAGATCCGCGACGGCTCCCACAACATCCAGGTTGGCGGAAGCCTCGGAAACACGGCGGGCGGTGGTGGTTTCGACGAGCAGAACCGAACCGGAGGTGCCGAGACGGAAAGCCACGAACGAGCACTCACGGTTGCCATCGTGGCGGAGTCGGTCTCTGCGCCAATCGGTCTCCTCGGCGGTCATGGTCCGTGATACGCATCGACGACCATAGCCGTTCGCCCGGTCCCGGCGGTCGCGAGGCGTTCGACGGGACCCCGGTCGGACGGCGCGAACGCGTCGCTGGTCGGGATAGCGCTCGAAAAATTTCGGTGAGTGAGAGTCCGCGTACGCTACTCGTCCGACTTACAGTCGGGTGAGGTTGGTCGCGCGCGGGCCTTTGTCAGCCTGTTCGATGTCGAATTCGACTTCCGTGTCCTCTTCGAGATCCGGGCCGCCGATGTCTTCCATGTGGAAGAACACGTCCTCGTCCGAGTCCTCAGTGTCGATGAAGCCGTAGCCGCCAGTGTCGTTGAAGAAATCAACCGTGCCTTTTGCCATTGCTTCTAAAGCCAACGCCCACCGGGTCATAAGAATTGCGCGAGTCGCGGTATCATGCGGGGTGCGATGGACACACATCCAAAAATCGATAATCATGGAAGATGGAACCGGAAGCCGTGGCTCCCCGGTCGGATGCTCGGAAAATGCTCGGTCGGGGATTTGAACTTCGGAAGACGGTCGCTCACTACGCTCGCGCTGCGACTTCCGTGCTCAAATCCGCCTCCCTGCGCGCTTCGCTCGTCACTTCGTTCCTCGCTGTAGTGCTCGGTCGGGGATTTGAACCCCGGTCTTCGGCTCGAAAGGCCAAAATGATTGGCCGGACTACACCAACCGAGCGGACGCATCGAATGCTTCCGGACTATTCGGGTTAAGGGTTGCGTTCCGCGTTCAGTGCCCCTCGAATTCGGGGTCCGAATCGCCCATGAACGCGGTGACGCCCTCCATCAGGTCGTCGGTGTTGATGAGGTGGCCGAACGCCTGGGATTCGATCTCCAGCCCGGCCTCGGTGTCCTCCCACCCTCGAAGCATCACGCGCTTGGTGAGCTTCTGGGCCACCGGCGGGCCGGCGGCGAGGTCGGCGGCGAGGTCGTGGGCGGCCTCCCGGAACTCGTTCTTCGAGACCACGTCGGTGACGAAGCCGTAGTCGGCCATCTCCTCGGCCTCGTAGCGCTCGGCGGTGAGGATGATCTCCTTCGCGCGCCCCTCGCCGACGATGTGCTGGAGGCGCTGGGTGCCGCCCCAGCCGGGCAGGAGGCCGAGGTTCAACTCGGGCTGGCCGAACTGCGAGGGTTCGGTGGCGATCCGGAGGTCCGCGCACATCGCGAGCTCCATCCCGCCGCCGAGGCAGTAGCCGTCGATGGCCGCCACGACGGGCATCGGGCACTCCTCCAGTTTGCCGAAGGTATCCTTGCCCTTCTTCGAGAGGTCGATGGCTTCGAGCGGGTCGGCGCTCGCCGCCATCGATTGCACATCTGCACCCGCCGAGAACGCGTCGTCGCCCGCGCCCGTGATCAGCACCGCGCGCACCTCGTCGTCGTCCTCGAACAGCTCGATGGCGGCGGCGAGCTCGTCGAGCACGTCCACGTTGATGGTGTTCATCCGGTGGGGGCGGTCGATGACGATCTCGCCCACCATGTCGCCCGGATACTCGATTCCGACCGTTTCGAACTCGACCTCGTCGCCATCACCGTCGTCCGTGGTCCCGTAGAAGCCCTCGCCCGCGAGCTCTTCGAGTGCGGGGGCGGGTTCGTAGCGCGCCGCGCCGGTCTCGTCGTAGACGTCGGAAAGCGTCTCGTAGAGCGAGTCGAGGCCCTTGTTGTCGGCGAGCTTCGCGGGGCCGTTCGGGAACCCGGCCCCCAGCATCACGGCCTCGTCGATGTCCTCGGCGGGCGCGACGTCGTTGCCGACGAGTTTGGCGACCTCGTTCGCCATCACGGCCAGCAATCGGGACTCGATCTCGTCGGTACCGGCGTCGGTCGGGATCTCCGCGCCGTCGCCGTCCTCGTAGTCGTAGAATCCTTTGCCTGTCTTCTTCCCGAGTTCCTCGGCCTCGACCTTCGATTCGAGCAGCGGGCACGGCGCGTAGGCCTCGCCGAGCACGTCGTGCATATAGTCGAGAACGTGATAGCCCACGTCGATCCCCACTTGGTCGGCGAGTTCGAAGCTCCCCATCGGGAGACCCATGTCGAACTTCGTGGTGCTGTCGACTTCCGCCATCGTCGCCACGTCGTCTTCGACCAGCCACGCCGCCTCGTTCATCAGCGGCACGAGGATTCGATTGACGATGAACCCCGGACTGTCCTTGCGAACGCGCACGGGCGTCTTGCCGAACGCCTCGGCGAGCGCCTCGATGGTCTCGATGGTTTCGTCGTCGGTGTGCGCACCCGAGATCACTTCCACCAACTGCATTCTCACGGGGGGATTGAAGAAGTGCATCCCGCAGAACTGACCCGGGCGTTCGGTGACCTCCGCGAGGTCGGTGATCGAGAGCGAGGACGTGTTGGTGGCGAACAGCGCCTCCTCCGGCGCGTACTGTTCGACCTCCTGATAGACGTCCTGCTTGATGTCCATCTTCTCGGGGACCACCTCGATGATCACGTCCGTGTTCGAGACGGTCTCCTCGACGTCGACCAGCGTCGTCACGCGGTCGAGCGCGGCTTCGGCCTCCTCCTCGGTCAACTGGCCCTTCTCCTCGAGCTTCCCGACGCTCCATTCGAGCTGGTCGTATCCCTTTTCAACTAGCTCCTCGTTGATATCGCGCAGACGGACGTCGTAGCCCGCGAGCGCAGCGACCTCGGCGATGCCGTGGCCCATGTTTCCCGCGCCGAGCACGGCAACGGTCTCGATGTCGTCGACGTTCATGATTCACCGTTACAACTCACCGGCGGGATTTCAACGTTTCCGTCCGCCCGGCTCCCGGTTCACCACCACGCCACTCGAACGCGACGGACCGAACGATAACAACTCGCTTCGGGTTTATTCCCGAGTGCGACGACGAGGGCGGGGTGCGCTTCGCCGATGACACGATTCAAGCGGGTCGCGACCCTCGATCGGCCACCGAATGGACGAACTCACCCAGGACCCGGTGATGGCCGAGCTCGTCGAGGAGTACGGCCCGCTCGAACTCGACCCCGCCGAGAGCGAGTTCGAACGGCTCGTGATATCGATCGTCAACCAATCAATCTCGACGGCCTCGGCCAACGCCGTCCGCGAGCGGACCTTCGCCCTGTTCGACGGGGTCACGCCCGAGGCCGTGCTCGCGGCCGACGAGGAGACCCTCGTCGAGGCGGGACTCGGAAAGGCCAAGACCGAGTACATCAGGAACGCCGCCGAGGCGTTCATCGAACGCGACCTGACCCGTGCGGGGCTCGCGGACGCAACTGACCAAGAGGTCATCGACGAACTCGCCGAGATCCACGGGATCGGCGAGTGGACCGGCCGGATGTACCTGATCTTCGCGCTCGGGCGCGAGGACGTCTTCCCGGTCGGCGACCTCGCCGTTCGGCGGGCGGTGGAGTCGCTCTACGGCGAGATGAGCCGAGCCGAGATGCGCGAGTTCGCCGAGCGCTGGGAGCCCTCCCGCTCGCTCGCCACGCTCTACCTCTGGGAACACTACGAGTCCTGACCGCTCACTCTTCGAGGGGTTGCTCGTCCGGACGAGGCTGGTCGCTATCGGCTCGCCGCCGGACGTCGACCTGGTAGTGTTTCAGGATGTCCCGCCCCAGCAGGAGCGGGTAGTTCATGTGACTCCGGTCCTCGACGCTCGCGGTCACGGTGTGCTGGGTGCCACCGATCCCGACCACGAGGTCGACCACCGGCCGCGCCTTCCCGGATTTCTGGCTCCCCGAGCGAACCTTGGTCATGCTCTTGATCGGCCCGGCACCGATCGCGGCCGCGAGCGAGGTGTCGATGCTGGTTCTGGTCGCCCCCGTATCCGACTTGGCGAGCGTCGACTGCGAGCCGCTGGTGCCGCTGACCACCACGTCCTCGATGTAGCCGATGGTCGGTGTTTCGCCGGGCGCGGGCCGCTCCTCGCGCGGCATCGACGACGGCGTGGAGTCGTCGAGCGACCCTGCGAGTTCGCGCACCCGGTCGTCGTCGACGCTCCCGCCGACGTGCTCGATGGCGTGCTTCGCGATGTAGGGGGCGGGGCTCGTCCCGGTCGCCTCGTAGAGTCCCTTGAAGCCCGCCGTGGGGTTCATCTCGAGGACGTACCAGCCGTCGTTCGCCTCCACGAGGTCGACCCCGACGTAGTCGAGGTCGATCACGTCGGCGGCGTAGAGCGCGGTCTCGCGCGCCTCCGCCGGGATCTCGTCGGTGACGTCCTCGACCGCCCCGCCGAGCGCGACGTTGGTCCGCCAGTCGCCCTCGGGGGCGTAGCGGTGCATCGCGCCGATGATCCGGTCGCCGACGACGTACACCCGGAGATCGCGGTGCTGGGTCTCGTCGCGTTCGATGAGTTCCTGGAGGAACGCCTGTCGGTTGCCGACCCGCGGGTTGACCGGCTCGCTCAGGTCGACCTTCCACGTCCCGCCGCCGTGGGTGCCGATAGCCGTTTTGTAGACCCCGACGTCGCCGAAGCGCTCCCGGCCCCGGTTCAGCCGGTCGTTCGAGAGCGCGAGCAGCGCGTCGGGCACCCGCACGTTCCAGTCGGCGAGCGTCGCCGCGGTCGCGAACTTGTGGATCGCGGTCAGGGTGGCACCCGGGCGGTTCAGCATCGGGCGGATCCGTTCGAAGGTGGCCGCCAGCCCCAGCCCCTCGGCGGGCTCCTCGGTGTTCGAGAGCAGGAGCCGGTTGGCCACCACGTCGACGTCGGGTTCGAGGCTCACCTCGCCGTCCCGGATGGAGACCGCGGTGTTCTCCCGGCGGAGCCAGACGGGCTCGTGACCGAGGTCCTCGACCGCGTTGAGGATCGCCTTCGTCTCCTTGCTGTTGTGGAGGCTCAACACGCCGACACGAATCGCGTCGTCGGAGGGGTCCATGTCGTCTCCTGGCCGGGCGCGAGGCAAAGTTGTAGCGATGCGTCGTGCCCTCGAACGACCGAACCCGGAGGCGGGAGGGCTTTAGGGATGGTTCACCTTCGAGAGTCAATGGCCGAGGGCGCGTTCACGTACAACGGCGGGAAGGTCGACCCGGGCGAGACACAGAACATCAGGTACGGTATCAGCGAGACCTACATGGGCGACCCCGTGCGGATCCCGGTCACCATCGTCAACGGCACGGAACCCGGCCCGACGGCCTTCCTCAGCGCGGCGGCCCACGGCGACGAACTCAACGGCGTCGAGGTCGTTCGAACGGTCGCCCACGACTGGGACCACGCGGACCTCCACGGAACGCTGGTCTGTCTCCCCGTGTTGAACGTCCCCGGTTTTCTGG from Halococcus hamelinensis 100A6 encodes the following:
- a CDS encoding helix-turn-helix transcriptional regulator, translating into MNNVVPEYREYHELSQGELAAAVDVSRQTINAIERERYDPSLELAFALAGFFECQIEELFSPE
- a CDS encoding Coenzyme F420 hydrogenase/dehydrogenase, beta subunit C-terminal domain, with the protein product MTDRDPLPGVPRTSDDGDGDECCTDGQCTCGGQESEPQAIADGGMKSANVDENGSLGDVQFTEPAAEGTSQKIENGDSPDTRVGVPDGVDLDTPGYSIRSEMNDIEEPDDKTWFMELDTAVIDDGRCIQCGTCVASCPSDSIGIGDDGLPELVKMCTGCSLCWDFCPRGGLRYERQWKITGGEDNVKGAGDPITEFSAKVEEDWRGNAQDGGVVSSLLIHLLEDGEIDGALIATEGEDEAWKAESFLATTPEDVIENAGSFYNQTMALGNLDLEQWEHKLPDKDPEDLSLAMVGTPCEIEGIRALQDFSWDYQSQNEGVRAVDYTIALMCTKNFNYERLIGEQIEEKRGISPDEIGKLDILHGNMYVYGHDGEELLTEDIENFHDAALKGCDECADFTGYAADITVGSVGSSDEFSSVIVRTEQGLDAWEHTEADLTYHDLEDRGAVGGLQSWDKKKAFNSLKRPFDPDAPRFIEYTEHAENYGTVLNPHEADH
- a CDS encoding cupin domain-containing protein, whose translation is MEKVNIDDVDVVTNPLEVHSVRKPVSSALGTEDFAMNYFELEPGESFSGGLHTHHDQEEVFYVQEGTATFEVGREREETEIEAGGLIRFAPGEFQIGKNDSDDRVVGFALGAPKARHDFEEIESLVHCRECGEETVHELDLTDEGQFEFTCTECGNEFATG
- a CDS encoding deoxyhypusine synthase; its protein translation is MSNHEPDQPPREEFHHDPIEHATVSGGMTVGELATEYGKAGIGANALAEAVDIYAEMLDPEVTSFFGLAGAMVPAGMRQVVVDLIRDGHIDVLVTTGANLTHDAIEAIGGKHHHGRAGPHDTRSGAPCSRSPEGSREHGRDHGNGSLRDHDETLRDEQVDRIFDVYLPQEHFALLETHLREEVFPAIEETVSIQRLTDELGRANAEVNEEEGVDEDPGIVAAAHEHDVPVYAPAIQDSVLGLQAWLYSQTTDFSLDALDDMNGLNDIAYEAESTGAVVVGGGVPKNYVLQTMLVAPDAYDYAVQLTMDPEHAGGLSGATLEEARSWGKLEKAARNASVYADATITLPLVVAAARERAGETE
- a CDS encoding nitrite/sulfite reductase; the protein is MNTVERWKQEKHPLDVIEDVREYAEEGLSFDEIEERAGDGEWERLKWAGMYSHGVQDGYFMMRTKVPGGYLTPEQGEVVGEVADEFATAPEEYGGDQQNDLWGDAYVDITTRQDFQEHWIEVEDVPEIWNRYDDVGLTTIQGCGDSARNVLGCPAAGLDHHEVFDAQPVIDAVSDFFTENREYGNLPRKFKITITGCREDCAQSQINDVGMTPARREVDGQYQYGFHVRVGGGLSDGPRMGSELDVFVPPEDAVEFTRAVAQTFKELGNRFNRGVCRMRYLVQQMGPEKFEEAVRDRCTVDLDTRGEDLTEGYTGDHVGVHKQRDEDLRYVGFNVVAGRMGGDEFAEAARAAEKHGTDEASLRLATDQNFLITHIPEENVDDLLAEPFAENYQPDPGPFARGAVGCTGSEFCNYGIIETKNRVKRWARELDDRIDTPDDLEVVRMHMSGCSASCAQPQIADIGFRGETVKTDIDDADDENDAIVEGMDFGLGGSLGADNEFLDWVEHAVPATAVIPALEKLFTAYTDEREEGERFYEWCRRAGNDELRAVMQQADANVSGGVAADD
- a CDS encoding DUF2178 domain-containing protein, whose product is MTTIQTGSGITRQTYSRLVYAIGGIGIIGLLAGMVLGQHLAGTVVYLLGVWIGGGIALVAPLWSDTKLQDERDYDLHNRASGLTIGITMVAGLSVVPVIYVLDAGGYVGLAGAVGGAIFVLSGLFLLYGICFGVVKRRN
- the pdhA gene encoding pyruvate dehydrogenase (acetyl-transferring) E1 component subunit alpha, which produces MTTDRTRGEDRVQVLDPDGQVVDGATVPALPDETFVSIYRDMRFARHLDERLISLQRQGRLGTYSSLAGQEGSQIGSMYALDERDWVLYQYREHGAVVVRGMLAEYLQYWMGHESANAALAEVNIAPLNITIGDHLPHAVGMAWASKLKGEDKAFVSHFGDGATSEGDFHEAMNFAGVFDTPNVFVCNNNQWAISTPRERQTASTTLARKAEAYGFEGIRVDGMDPLAMYQVTKRAVEKAREGTDDGTPRPTMIEAVQYRFGAHTTADDPSVYREEGAVEEWREKDPIPRLERFLRDTGRLDDERVDAIETEVESEVTDVIETAEGSAEADPDDLFADAYDDLPDRLRDQREYLRDLRERHGDDALLDD